The window CCGGTCATGTAAGTAGAGTGGCCTCCGGGCAGGTAGAGCAGGGAGGAATTGCCATCTGCGCCGGAGGTCTGGCTGCCAATGGTATAACTGCCTGGTACCGATTGAAAGGCCATTGTACTCCATTCTGCGTGGCTCTGGGTAGTTTCATTGACCAGCACCACTATTTTACCACCGTACAGGAATTTATTGTTTTTCTTATCCCAGGCCCCACATTTCGAAATTTCTTTACTCCACCTGAAAGCGCCGGGATAATCAAAGTCGGGATAGGTGTATATGGCAAAGGCTACAGGTGCGGCATTCAAATACTCAGCGATCTGCTGTACTGTGCTCCTGGGATAGTTCCGGGTATCAAAAATGATAGACCTTGTATCCTTCAATGCCTGCATCATACTATCCACCTGCGTCCTTTCTATCAAACCCATGTTGACGTAGCCAATGTTGCCCGGTAAGATCTTCCAGTAAGTACTGTCTCTTTTATACTGGTAGTTAAGTGCGTCGTAAGTATATCGTTGGGCCTGCCTGGTAAAAGACCGGCCATTCCTGCGCACCGTGAGCATTACCTGAGGTTCTCTGCCACCGGCAATGGTGTTCTGATAACTTAGCCTGCGTAAGGTGGTAGGGTAGTTGGAGCCGCTCATCAGTCCTTTTCTTTCTTCGATGAGTTGTTTTATGGTATGGTCTCCTATTTTTTCGATCACATCTCCTTTTTGCAAACCCGCCAACGCTGCAAGAGAATCATTATATATCCCCGTTACTATGAGCTCGTCATTGTAGATGTAGGTGATTACGGGCAGGTATAGTTCATATTGTTTGGCTACGATCCGGTTATAGCTGTTGGCATGCGAGTCGTTCACGCTGGTGATCAATTGAACCAGGAATGTATTATAGATCAGTGAATCTTTGGCCTCTGCCATGCGGGGAATAAAGGTATAGAGCACTTCATTCCAGTTTTTGCCAATGATGTTTTTATAGGGATAGAAGTAATGGATCATGTTCCAGTAACGGAATAGTGCCAGCAACCGGAAGTTTTCATTGGGATAATCGCTGTTGCGCCACTTGTATTCCGGTTCATTTTGAAACAGTGCATTACTGGCCCTGTCGTACTTCACATAGTGCCCGGGCCCTTTGTGGCGGTTGGCCAGCAGGAATTGTAGTTTATCCTGCAAGGGAACAGAAAGATGCGGGTCTTTCATCCAGTCCAGGTCAATGTTGTAGGCGAGTGCTTCTTTGGGCATTTCGGCTGAGCAGTCGCGACAGGCTTTTATTGTTCCCTGTTCCTCTATCCAGTGTAACAGCGAATCGCTGAAGGCAGCATCGGTGGTTGTGTTTTTGGCAATGGATATCATGCGGAATAGTTCCATATCCCAGTTGAGGTTGCCTTTGGCTACTTCGGGGTGATAGTATTTCAGGAATCCCCAGATTTGCCCGAGCAGGGCCAGGCGGGTAACCTGCTCCCGGGTGAGTGGTTGTATGGTTTCATTGACCGGCTTGCAGAAAGACGCGGTTTCCTGTATGGGCTTTCCATCAGCCAGTATGGTAAAATGGTCGAGCCACATGCTTTCTTCTCCGCTATAACCTGTTGTAATACGGATGTGGTCAATGGGAAAGCTGAATTTACTCATATCCAACTCGAGGGAATATAAGGTCCAGGCGGTGTCGCGGATGGTCAGCATGTCTGATGCTGTGGTTTTTTCTCCTTTGTCCTGGCTCAGCAATACGCCTACCCCGCCGGGTTTTCCTCCCGCAATTTTAGCATAGAAGGTGACTTTCAGTTTTTTGCAGGGCACATCGGGATAGATGATGTTTACAAATTGCCCGTCGGACCTATCCGGCGCCTCAGGGGCATATTGAAGCCGTGCGGCATAGCGACCCTGGTAGCGGGTGATGCTGTCGGGCGCTATCCGGTATTGTTTTTTGTAATAAGAGGTTTTGTACCAGGGGGCAAAGCTGTGGTAAGTAATATTGAATTGATCCAGGGACAGGTTCCAGGGATCTTCCTGGGCGCAGGCAGTTTGCGTGGTCAATAAGCTGGTAATCAGTAAGAAAAGGTAGGTAGCAAAGCGAATGTTCATGATGATAAAGGTTCGGTTTACAGTTGGCGGTTTCCCGGACAGGTAGTTTATTCTCTGCAATTGCCGGGAACAGTGCCTATGACTGGTCACAGAGAGGTACTCAACCCTATGGGGAATGCCTTGTTTACAAGTAAGGACGAGTAGGGTGTGCAGTATGGTTGGGTAGGGTAACCTGGGGATAATCTACGGGTAATCCCCGGATGATCCTAAAATGACGTTCTCTATAGATTCTCTGTAAGTTCCCTGTATGTTCTCTGTAAGTTCTCTGTAGCTATTGACATATTTTGTTTTTTGTAAAGTGTAGGCGGCCAGGCAGGAGGGTGTAATACAGAGGGCCAGACACAAAAAAATAGTCCCATCACGAGTGAGGGGACTACAGTAGCTTTTATAAAGAGTCTCGGAAAAACTATTTTGCCGCAACCTGGGCATTCACTTTCTTAGTCAGCTTGCTTTTCAGGTTAGCTGCCTTGTTCTTGTGAATGATACCTCTTTTAGCGAGTTTATCGATCATAGAGGCAACATCAGGCAACTGCTCAGCAGCTTCCTTACCGGTCTTCAACGCTTTCAGGTCACGGATGGCATTACGGGTAGTTTTTCCGTAATACTTGTTTCTTTCCCTGCGTTTGGTAGCCTGACGCACATCTTTTTTGGTAGCCTTATGATTTGCCATGTTCTTTCGAAAAATTTAGGACGGCAAAGGTAACGCCCAACAGGGAATAATCAAAAAAAAAGGGGGTTATTTTCTAAAACGCATCCAAATGGTACAAAATCAATAGGTAGCAGTTAAAACCCCGTGGAGAACAAGTGTATGCTATTCCTTGTTATCTAAATGCAATAAAATAGCCCCATAGGCTGTTAATCAGGGAATCTGTGGTTATATTTGTACCCCGATTTTAAATACCTATATTCTTTTAGCATTCAATGGCTTCTTCATGAAGGATTTTTCGTACATCACCAGTTCATCTCCGGCTTTTATTGAGAGTCTCTACCAGGATTTTGTGAAAGACCCCAATAGTGTGGATCCGGAGCTCAAGAAATTTTTCGAAGGATTTGACTTTGCTGTCGGTGAAGGCAGGAACGGCGCCAATGGTATGGCTGTTGCCGAAGCTACAGGCGTTGCCGGCGGTATTGACTGGAAGAAAGAGGTAGGCGCTTATCGCCTTATCCTCGGCTACCGCAATAAGGGTCACCTGATCGCTAAAACCAACCCCATCCGTCCCCGTAAAGACAGGGGCGCTAACCTGGACCTCGCCTTCTTCGGTTTTACAGAAGAAGACCTTGATAAAACATTCCATGCCGGCAATATGATCGGCCTGGGTACTACCACCCTCCGTAATATCCTCACCCACCTGCAAAACTGCTATGCAGCCCACGTGGGCATCGAGTTTAAGTATATCAGTGACCAGAAAAAGGTAGATTGGCTTACCGGTGAGATGGAGCGCAATTTCAATAAGCCTTTTGCGGTGGAAAAGAAAAAGCGGATCCTTGAAAAGCTGAACCAGGGGGTATTGTTTGAAAAGTTCCTTCATACGAAGTATATCGGCCAGAAGCGTTTCTCCCTGGAAGGTGGTGAAACGACGATTGCCGCACTGGACGCCATTATCAATATTGCTGCCGACCATCATGTACAGGAAGTAGTGATCGGTATGGCCCACCGTGGCCGCCTGAATGTGCTGGCGAATATTATGGGTAAGACGTATGAGCAGATCTTCAGTGAGTTTGAAGGTACCGCCAAGCTGGACCAGACAATGGGCAGCGGCGACGTGAAGTATCACATGGGTTATGGCAGTGAGGTGCAGACGCCTGCTAATAAAACGGTTCACCTGAAGCTGATGCCCAACCCTTCGCACCTGGAAGCGGTAGACCCGGTGGTAGTTGGTTTTGCCCGCGCAAAAGCGGATGTATTGTACGAAAGTGATTTTGATAAGATATTACCCATCCTCATTCATGGCGACGCTTCTGTAGCCGGACAAGGTATAGTGTATGAAGTGGCGCAGATGAGCGACCTGGAAGGTTATTACACCGGTGGCACGATCCACTTTGTGATCAATAACCAGATCGGCTTCACCACCGATTTTGAAGATGCCCGCAGCGCTGACTACTGTACATCCCTGGCTGCCATGATCCAGGCTCCGGTGATGCACGTGAATGGCGATGATGCAGAGGCAGTGGTAAAATGCGTGGAGATAGCCACCCGCTATCGCCAGGAGTTTAATTCCGATGTATTTATTGATATGGTGTGTTACCGCCGTCATGGTCACAATGAAGGCGATGACCCCAAGTTTACCCAGCCACACCTGTATGCCTTGATTGAAAAGCATGCCAATCCCCGCGAAGAATATACTTCTTACCTGTTGGAAAACGGAGAAGCCGATGCCAAAGAGATGGCCAAGGAGATGGAGAAGAAGTTCTGGGCCGACCTGCAGGAACGCCTGGACGATGTAAAGCAGAATCCTTTGCCCTATCACTACCAACAGCCGGAGCTGGACTGGAAGACCCTGCGCAAAGCCAATGCAGATGATTTTGACCAGAGCCCTTTCACCGCTATTAGTGATGCTGATTTCAAGAAGGTATTTGAAGCCCTCATGAAATGGCCTGATGACTTCAAGCCATTGAAGAAGGTGGAAAAGATACTACAGGATAAAGTAAAGTTGTTTAATGAAGAAGGTAAAATAGACTGGGCTACCGGTGAGCTAATGGCCTACGGCAGCCTGCTGCTGGATGGCAAGGATGTGCGGATGAGCGGACAGGATGTGAAGCGCGGTACTTTCTCGCACCGCCATGCTGTGCTGCGTGATGAGAATACCGATAAGGCCTACAGCCGCCTCAGCAATATTCCCGATGCCAAAGGCAAGTTCAGGATCTATAATTCATTGCTCAGCGAATATGGCGTACTGGGATTTGAATATGGCTATGCCATGGCCAACCCCAATGCCCTGGTATTGTGGGAAGCGCAGTTTGGCGATTTCTGTAATGGCGCCCAAACGATGATTGACCAGTTCATTGCTGCCGGTGAGCAGAAATGGAACCGCATGAATGGTGTGGGCATGTTACTGCCACATGGTTATGAAGGACAGGGACCTGAGCACAGCAGTGCCCGTATGGAAAGGTTCCTGCAGATGTGTGCCGAGCTGAATATGGTAGCTACCAATATTACTACAGCCGCCAACTTCTTCCATGCCCTGCGCAGGCAACTGGCCTGGCCGTTCCGCAAGCCCTGGATCAATTTCTCGCCGAAGGCCAATCTTCGTCACCCCGGTACTTATTCACCACAGCAGGAGTTCCTGCAGGGTGGTTTCAAAGAAGTGATTGACGATGTTTTTGTGGGCGATGCCAACCAGGTGAAAAAGGTATTGTTCTGCAGTGGTAAAGTATATTTTGACCTGGCCGAACGTCAGCAAAAAGAGGACAGAAAAGATACGGCCATCATCCGTGTGGAACAACTGTATCCGCTGCCGCTGAAGCAACTGGAGGCATTGTATGCCAAGTACAGCAAGGCCACCTGGTTCTGGGTACAGGAAGAGCCGCTGAATATGGGCGCTGCGGCTTACCTGCAAATGAACCTGAAGACGATCAATTACGGTGTGATCAGCCGCCAGCCCAGCGCTGCCACGGCCACTGGTTATATGAAGGTGCATGCACAGGAGCAGAGTGAGATAATTGATACGGCGTTTTCTATTTAAAATGAAGTAATTTGCTTGTCGCTGAAATAAAAATGTAACAAAGCTGGTGTACCATAAACTATAAACCAGAAACAAGAAACAGATTTTATGATCGATATTAAAGTTCCGACAGTAGGTGAATCAATCAGCGAAGTGACTTTACTGAAATGGGTAAAGAATGATGGTGATTATGTAGAAAGGGATGAAGTGATAGCTGAGCTGGAAAGCGAAAAAGCAACTTTTGAAGTAAATGCCGAAAAAGCCGGCGTATTAAAGCGTGCCGCCCAGGAAGGAGATACCCTCAATATTGGCGATGTACTGGCTTCAATAGATGAAACAGCTCCCAAACCCGAAGGCGCTGCCGCTTCCAATGGCGCTCCTGCCCCTGCCAAGAAAGAAGAAACCAAGGCTGCTCCCGTAGCTGAAGCAAAACCTGCTTCTACTGCACCGGTAACAGCCGTTTCCAATGATATTAAGGCTACACCTGTAGCTGCAGCCATTATAGCTGACAAGAAAGTAGATCCCAAGTCTGTAACCCCCAGCGGTTACCAGGGCAAGATCGTAAAGGATGATGTGCTGGCTGCTTTGGCCAACCCCGGTAAGGTAACCGGTGGTAAAGCCCTCTTCAACAGGGACCAGCGCCGGGAGAAGATGAGCCAACTGCGTAAGACGATTTCCCGCAGGCTGGTAGAGTCCAAGAATACCACGGCCATGCTCACCACGTTTAACGAGGCTGACATGACCCGCATTATGGAGATCCGTAACAAGTACAAGGATAAATTTAAAGAGTCACACGGTGTGGGCCTGGGCTTTATGAGCTTCTTTGCCAAAGCCTGTTCCATCGCCTTACAGGATTGGCCGGCTGTGAATGCTTATATTGATGGCGACCAACTGGTGTATCATGATTACTGCGATATTTCCATCGCGGTGTCTACCCCCCGCGGCCTGACAGTACCTGTTATCCGCAACGTAGAAAGCCTCAGC of the Paraflavitalea devenefica genome contains:
- a CDS encoding S41 family peptidase, which produces MNIRFATYLFLLITSLLTTQTACAQEDPWNLSLDQFNITYHSFAPWYKTSYYKKQYRIAPDSITRYQGRYAARLQYAPEAPDRSDGQFVNIIYPDVPCKKLKVTFYAKIAGGKPGGVGVLLSQDKGEKTTASDMLTIRDTAWTLYSLELDMSKFSFPIDHIRITTGYSGEESMWLDHFTILADGKPIQETASFCKPVNETIQPLTREQVTRLALLGQIWGFLKYYHPEVAKGNLNWDMELFRMISIAKNTTTDAAFSDSLLHWIEEQGTIKACRDCSAEMPKEALAYNIDLDWMKDPHLSVPLQDKLQFLLANRHKGPGHYVKYDRASNALFQNEPEYKWRNSDYPNENFRLLALFRYWNMIHYFYPYKNIIGKNWNEVLYTFIPRMAEAKDSLIYNTFLVQLITSVNDSHANSYNRIVAKQYELYLPVITYIYNDELIVTGIYNDSLAALAGLQKGDVIEKIGDHTIKQLIEERKGLMSGSNYPTTLRRLSYQNTIAGGREPQVMLTVRRNGRSFTRQAQRYTYDALNYQYKRDSTYWKILPGNIGYVNMGLIERTQVDSMMQALKDTRSIIFDTRNYPRSTVQQIAEYLNAAPVAFAIYTYPDFDYPGAFRWSKEISKCGAWDKKNNKFLYGGKIVVLVNETTQSHAEWSTMAFQSVPGSYTIGSQTSGADGNSSLLYLPGGHSTYMTGLGVFYPDKTPTQQVGVRIDKTVRPTAQGIKEGRDEVLEAAIAYINGKRS
- the rpsT gene encoding 30S ribosomal protein S20, with amino-acid sequence MANHKATKKDVRQATKRRERNKYYGKTTRNAIRDLKALKTGKEAAEQLPDVASMIDKLAKRGIIHKNKAANLKSKLTKKVNAQVAAK
- a CDS encoding 2-oxoglutarate dehydrogenase E1 component, producing the protein MKDFSYITSSSPAFIESLYQDFVKDPNSVDPELKKFFEGFDFAVGEGRNGANGMAVAEATGVAGGIDWKKEVGAYRLILGYRNKGHLIAKTNPIRPRKDRGANLDLAFFGFTEEDLDKTFHAGNMIGLGTTTLRNILTHLQNCYAAHVGIEFKYISDQKKVDWLTGEMERNFNKPFAVEKKKRILEKLNQGVLFEKFLHTKYIGQKRFSLEGGETTIAALDAIINIAADHHVQEVVIGMAHRGRLNVLANIMGKTYEQIFSEFEGTAKLDQTMGSGDVKYHMGYGSEVQTPANKTVHLKLMPNPSHLEAVDPVVVGFARAKADVLYESDFDKILPILIHGDASVAGQGIVYEVAQMSDLEGYYTGGTIHFVINNQIGFTTDFEDARSADYCTSLAAMIQAPVMHVNGDDAEAVVKCVEIATRYRQEFNSDVFIDMVCYRRHGHNEGDDPKFTQPHLYALIEKHANPREEYTSYLLENGEADAKEMAKEMEKKFWADLQERLDDVKQNPLPYHYQQPELDWKTLRKANADDFDQSPFTAISDADFKKVFEALMKWPDDFKPLKKVEKILQDKVKLFNEEGKIDWATGELMAYGSLLLDGKDVRMSGQDVKRGTFSHRHAVLRDENTDKAYSRLSNIPDAKGKFRIYNSLLSEYGVLGFEYGYAMANPNALVLWEAQFGDFCNGAQTMIDQFIAAGEQKWNRMNGVGMLLPHGYEGQGPEHSSARMERFLQMCAELNMVATNITTAANFFHALRRQLAWPFRKPWINFSPKANLRHPGTYSPQQEFLQGGFKEVIDDVFVGDANQVKKVLFCSGKVYFDLAERQQKEDRKDTAIIRVEQLYPLPLKQLEALYAKYSKATWFWVQEEPLNMGAAAYLQMNLKTINYGVISRQPSAATATGYMKVHAQEQSEIIDTAFSI
- the odhB gene encoding 2-oxoglutarate dehydrogenase complex dihydrolipoyllysine-residue succinyltransferase; its protein translation is MIDIKVPTVGESISEVTLLKWVKNDGDYVERDEVIAELESEKATFEVNAEKAGVLKRAAQEGDTLNIGDVLASIDETAPKPEGAAASNGAPAPAKKEETKAAPVAEAKPASTAPVTAVSNDIKATPVAAAIIADKKVDPKSVTPSGYQGKIVKDDVLAALANPGKVTGGKALFNRDQRREKMSQLRKTISRRLVESKNTTAMLTTFNEADMTRIMEIRNKYKDKFKESHGVGLGFMSFFAKACSIALQDWPAVNAYIDGDQLVYHDYCDISIAVSTPRGLTVPVIRNVESLSMADIEKKVIELAGKARDNKLSMEELQGGTFTITNGGVFGSLMSTPIINLPQSAILGMHKIQERPMAINGQVVVRPMMYLALSYDHRIIDGRESVSFLVRVKELLENPELLLFGKDPVKSLLEL